A part of Verrucomicrobiota bacterium genomic DNA contains:
- a CDS encoding 6-bladed beta-propeller, protein MRSILTYPWLKKPDTTQAGEKHLVGWDVNTVPYAILTLALSTFLFSGCSLVKAPHVADKPVYRVWPEPPAPPRLAYVQSVYEPADLGVRWNGRQRFSRWLFGTEPGQGKLIKPFGVALDETDNLCLTDTGSRVVCYFDRTRKTWQSWNKIGRIQLVSPVAVAKYQNRLFVADSGLGKVLAFDPQGKFLFELNHPLERPAGLVIANGKLYVADAGAHQVLAFDLHGNFLSAMGTRGTGPGELNYPTHLATDGQGRVLVTDSMNCRVQIFDTEGRYVQTIGSQGDSSGNLSRPKGVGVDSDRNVYVLDALFDNVQVFDQEGRFLLGVGGPGPGAGEFWMPAGLAIGRDNQIFVADTYNRRIQIFKYLHQP, encoded by the coding sequence ATGCGTTCAATCCTCACATATCCATGGTTGAAAAAGCCGGATACGACCCAGGCTGGGGAAAAGCATCTGGTGGGGTGGGATGTAAATACGGTTCCGTATGCCATCCTCACCCTGGCGCTCAGCACGTTTTTGTTCAGTGGTTGCAGCTTGGTAAAGGCCCCGCACGTTGCGGACAAGCCGGTGTATCGCGTCTGGCCGGAGCCCCCTGCTCCGCCGCGTCTGGCGTATGTTCAGAGCGTGTATGAACCGGCCGATCTGGGAGTCCGCTGGAACGGCAGGCAACGATTCTCACGCTGGCTGTTTGGCACGGAACCTGGCCAGGGCAAACTGATCAAACCTTTCGGCGTGGCGTTGGACGAAACGGATAACCTTTGCCTCACGGATACCGGGTCCAGGGTGGTATGCTATTTCGACCGCACCCGGAAAACCTGGCAGAGCTGGAATAAGATCGGGCGAATCCAATTGGTCTCTCCCGTCGCGGTGGCCAAATATCAAAACCGGTTGTTTGTCGCGGACTCGGGCTTGGGCAAAGTGCTGGCATTCGACCCGCAGGGAAAATTCCTGTTCGAGTTGAATCATCCACTGGAGCGTCCAGCGGGCCTGGTGATCGCCAATGGCAAACTGTATGTGGCGGATGCGGGCGCGCATCAGGTTTTGGCGTTTGATCTGCACGGCAACTTTCTGTCCGCCATGGGCACCCGCGGCACCGGACCCGGCGAATTGAATTACCCGACCCACCTGGCAACCGATGGGCAAGGCCGGGTGCTGGTTACCGACTCGATGAACTGCCGGGTGCAAATCTTCGATACCGAGGGACGTTATGTGCAAACCATTGGCAGCCAGGGCGACAGTTCGGGCAACCTCAGCCGCCCCAAGGGAGTGGGCGTGGACAGCGACCGCAATGTGTATGTATTGGACGCCCTGTTCGACAATGTACAAGTATTTGATCAGGAAGGGCGTTTTCTATTAGGGGTGGGTGGCCCCGGGCCGGGGGCGGGAGAGTTTTGGATGCCTGCCGGACTGGCGATTGGTCGGGACAACCAGATATTTGTGGCGGATACGTATAACCGCCGGATTCAAATTTTCAAATACCTCCATCAGCCATGA
- a CDS encoding cytochrome c3 family protein gives MNANPISVRIRGTARKPNGPFWRGWILVALLPFASVADPIGQGIRSSKHNLSASSPGTVKSVTETEICITCHTPHTVKRQAPLWNHQDSGAVYTPYTSSTKKATIGQPTGASKLCLSCHDGTIAMGMVQKTRLNKSAQPEIRTLASGAIKIGPDLSDDHPISFTYDSALVMANGQLRDPASLTGPVHLDANKQVQCTSCHSAHDNKNGKFLVQNNYGSTLCMACHNLARWDLSVHKLSTKTWNGVPPNPWSHTKETTVLANGCENCHRPHSAGTKARLLNYPGDESNCYPCHNGNVTANSIQKEFNKTSVHPITFTTGVHDPMEDAVNATRHVTCVDCHNPHAVNAQTAKAPLVSGSLAGVKGVTATGARITPISREYELCFRCHADSPGRGAPSVQRQFPQTNTRLEFGSASGSYHPVVNLGKNPNVPSLISPWTTSSLMYCTDCHNNNTGPGAGGNGAKGPHGSTYAPILERRLELTDNQIENSASYALCYKCHSRASILSDQSFKTHNKHITTARTACTTCHDSHGVAAANHLINFNTLYVTKSSGGRLEFVDNGTYRGTCYLTCHGKDHNPLSY, from the coding sequence ATGAACGCGAACCCAATATCAGTCCGAATACGCGGCACCGCGCGCAAGCCAAACGGTCCGTTTTGGCGAGGCTGGATTCTCGTAGCGCTGTTGCCATTCGCAAGCGTGGCGGACCCGATCGGGCAAGGCATTCGCAGTTCCAAACACAACCTCTCGGCATCCAGTCCGGGCACCGTCAAGTCGGTGACGGAAACCGAAATCTGCATTACCTGCCATACCCCGCACACCGTGAAACGACAGGCGCCACTCTGGAACCACCAAGATTCCGGTGCGGTGTACACCCCCTACACTAGCTCGACCAAAAAAGCTACGATCGGACAGCCCACCGGCGCATCCAAGCTTTGCCTGAGTTGCCATGACGGTACCATCGCCATGGGCATGGTGCAAAAAACACGTCTCAATAAAAGCGCGCAGCCGGAGATCCGGACCCTGGCCTCTGGGGCAATCAAAATCGGCCCGGACTTATCCGATGATCATCCGATTTCGTTCACCTACGACTCCGCCCTGGTCATGGCCAACGGCCAACTCCGCGATCCAGCCAGCCTGACCGGACCGGTTCACCTGGACGCAAACAAGCAGGTGCAATGCACCTCGTGCCATTCCGCGCACGACAACAAGAATGGCAAATTCCTGGTACAAAACAACTACGGTTCCACCCTGTGCATGGCCTGCCACAACCTGGCCCGGTGGGACCTATCAGTGCATAAACTTTCCACCAAAACGTGGAATGGCGTCCCCCCCAACCCCTGGTCGCATACCAAGGAAACGACGGTGCTCGCCAACGGTTGTGAGAATTGCCACCGGCCGCACTCGGCCGGCACCAAAGCCCGGTTGCTTAATTATCCCGGGGACGAATCCAACTGTTACCCGTGCCATAATGGCAATGTGACGGCGAACAGCATCCAGAAGGAATTCAACAAAACCTCGGTCCACCCCATCACGTTCACCACCGGCGTGCATGATCCCATGGAAGATGCGGTGAATGCCACCCGGCATGTCACCTGCGTGGATTGCCATAATCCGCACGCGGTCAACGCGCAAACCGCCAAGGCCCCGCTGGTTTCCGGCTCCCTGGCCGGCGTCAAGGGTGTCACTGCCACCGGGGCCCGCATCACCCCGATCTCCCGTGAATACGAGTTGTGTTTCCGTTGTCACGCAGACAGTCCGGGGCGCGGGGCACCCTCCGTGCAACGCCAATTTCCGCAAACAAACACCCGGTTGGAATTTGGTTCCGCCAGCGGTTCCTATCACCCGGTGGTCAATCTCGGCAAAAACCCGAATGTCCCCAGCCTGATTTCACCATGGACCACCAGCAGCCTGATGTATTGCACGGACTGCCACAATAATAACACCGGACCGGGGGCGGGTGGGAATGGGGCCAAAGGGCCGCATGGCTCGACCTATGCGCCGATCCTGGAACGCCGCCTGGAGTTGACCGATAATCAAATCGAAAACTCCGCCTCATACGCGCTTTGCTACAAATGCCACAGTCGCGCCAGCATCCTAAGTGATCAGAGCTTCAAAACGCACAATAAACACATCACCACCGCGCGAACCGCTTGTACCACGTGTCACGATTCGCACGGGGTGGCGGCCGCCAACCATTTGATTAACTTCAACACCTTGTACGTGACCAAATCCTCCGGCGGACGTTTGGAGTTTGTTGACAATGGCACGTATCGCGGAACCTGTTACCTCACCTGCCATGGAAAGGATCACAACCCTTTGTCGTACTAG